One window of Oscillibacter hominis genomic DNA carries:
- a CDS encoding response regulator, which yields MIYAHPYTVSNESRAMRSRLLDMRSFLLNIIAEPSQDVDSVQLLLEQRYSMQYDAIDVITSQYLGPAEDTAALLAAMQALEAEQTQSLPNVLPMNPEETARYAEQYIYPKYDAVDEAITKIIAFADNKVQGLEQESADTATTAILSSVLLTIFLPAYFMVVFWRERKNIREVRYREHLFDILSTNVDEVFLIYNQGKGALEYVSANCKRVLGLEEEEFSDNTSVLVERVVEEDQPAFEEFLCPTGTEPSKSSVLRMHSPNGELRWIRLQSFPELINQKAVRYILSISDQTEEIRREQALRDALINAQNANAAKQNFLSRMSHEIRTPMNAIIGMTTIAAAYIEDRQRVEDCLEKIGYSSKHLMSLINDILDMSKIDEGKMTIAHEVFNLESVAESITSIIYPQAEAKGLDFTMPLIDLTDTVLIGDSLRLNQILLNLLSNALKFTPSGGSVKLEIRQIQKKNGRVRLRFTVSDTGIGMSEEFMNRLFLPFEQESNTTSQKYGGTGLGMSICKNLVTLMGGILTVKSKPEQGSTFSVELDFDVSASAEHPALHNHQVLEALKVLVADDDRDCCIHTSLLLGNLGILSKWVLTGAECVEEVLTSHKTGEDYDVCLIDWKMPDMDGIEVTRRVREYVGPDTTIIIITAYDWSSIEQSAREAGANAFLSKPIFASTLYNTLLAVTGIEKAVRSQGHTRQCPALVGKRVLLAEDNELNREIAVELLKMTGMEIDCAGNGQEAVERFLSNSDAYDLILMDVQMPLMDGYQATEAIRNTEAAKAKTIPIIAMTANAFHEDVVRAREAGMNEHLAKPIDPDRLYQVIERSIGSPS from the coding sequence ATGATCTACGCACATCCTTACACGGTTTCCAACGAATCCAGGGCCATGCGGTCCAGGCTGCTGGATATGCGTTCGTTCCTTCTCAACATCATCGCAGAGCCCAGCCAGGATGTGGACAGCGTGCAGCTGCTGCTCGAACAGCGCTATTCCATGCAGTATGACGCCATTGATGTAATCACCAGCCAGTATCTGGGGCCGGCTGAAGATACCGCAGCGCTTTTGGCGGCCATGCAGGCACTGGAAGCGGAGCAGACACAATCCCTTCCCAACGTCCTGCCCATGAATCCTGAAGAAACCGCGCGCTATGCGGAGCAGTATATTTACCCCAAGTATGACGCAGTGGATGAAGCCATCACCAAAATCATCGCCTTTGCCGATAATAAGGTCCAGGGGCTGGAACAGGAGTCGGCCGACACAGCAACAACAGCCATTTTGTCATCCGTTCTGCTCACCATTTTCCTCCCAGCATACTTTATGGTTGTATTTTGGCGGGAGCGGAAAAACATCCGTGAAGTCCGGTATCGGGAGCATTTATTCGACATCCTCTCTACTAACGTTGATGAGGTTTTTCTGATTTACAACCAGGGGAAGGGCGCACTGGAGTACGTCAGTGCCAACTGCAAGCGCGTATTGGGTTTGGAAGAGGAAGAATTCAGTGACAACACCAGCGTGCTGGTCGAGCGTGTCGTGGAGGAGGATCAGCCGGCATTTGAAGAATTCCTCTGCCCGACTGGCACCGAGCCCAGTAAAAGCAGCGTCCTGCGGATGCACTCCCCCAACGGTGAACTCCGCTGGATCCGGCTGCAGAGCTTTCCGGAACTCATCAATCAAAAGGCCGTCCGCTACATCCTCTCCATCTCTGACCAAACCGAGGAAATCCGCAGGGAGCAGGCGCTCCGGGACGCCCTCATCAATGCCCAGAACGCCAACGCGGCCAAGCAGAATTTCCTCTCCCGCATGAGCCATGAAATCCGCACCCCCATGAATGCCATCATCGGCATGACCACCATTGCCGCCGCATACATCGAAGACCGGCAGCGCGTGGAGGATTGCCTGGAAAAGATCGGTTACTCCTCCAAGCACTTGATGTCCCTCATCAATGACATACTGGATATGTCCAAAATTGACGAGGGCAAAATGACCATTGCCCACGAAGTCTTCAATCTGGAGAGCGTGGCAGAGTCCATCACCTCCATCATTTACCCCCAGGCGGAGGCAAAAGGCCTCGACTTCACCATGCCGCTCATTGACCTCACAGACACAGTTCTGATAGGAGACTCGCTGCGGCTGAATCAAATTCTCCTCAATCTCCTCTCCAACGCCCTCAAATTTACACCAAGCGGCGGTTCCGTCAAATTGGAAATCCGGCAGATTCAAAAAAAGAACGGGAGGGTCCGCCTCCGGTTTACGGTCAGCGACACCGGCATCGGTATGAGTGAGGAGTTCATGAACCGACTCTTCCTCCCCTTTGAGCAAGAGAGCAACACCACAAGCCAAAAGTACGGCGGCACCGGTTTGGGTATGTCCATCTGCAAGAACCTCGTCACACTGATGGGCGGAATCCTCACGGTAAAAAGCAAACCGGAGCAGGGCAGTACCTTTTCTGTTGAGTTAGACTTTGACGTTTCTGCTTCCGCTGAACATCCTGCCCTCCACAACCATCAGGTTTTGGAGGCTCTGAAGGTGTTGGTGGCGGATGACGATCGGGATTGCTGCATCCACACCTCGCTGCTGCTGGGCAACCTGGGTATTCTATCCAAATGGGTATTGACCGGAGCGGAGTGCGTGGAGGAGGTTCTCACTTCCCACAAGACCGGGGAGGACTATGACGTATGCCTTATCGACTGGAAGATGCCGGATATGGACGGCATCGAAGTGACCCGGCGGGTCCGGGAATATGTGGGGCCCGACACCACAATCATTATCATCACCGCCTATGACTGGAGTTCCATTGAGCAAAGCGCCAGGGAAGCCGGGGCGAACGCGTTCCTCTCCAAGCCCATCTTTGCCTCCACGCTCTACAATACCCTGCTGGCTGTGACCGGTATTGAAAAGGCAGTCCGATCCCAGGGGCATACCCGTCAGTGCCCAGCCCTGGTTGGCAAACGGGTTTTGCTGGCCGAGGACAACGAGCTCAACCGGGAGATTGCCGTGGAGCTGCTGAAAATGACTGGTATGGAAATTGACTGCGCAGGCAACGGGCAGGAGGCTGTGGAGCGCTTCCTCAGCAACAGCGATGCCTATGACCTGATCCTGATGGATGTCCAGATGCCTCTAATGGATGGTTATCAGGCCACGGAAGCCATCCGCAACACGGAAGCCGCCAAAGCGAAGACCATCCCAATCATCGCTATGACAGCCAACGCGTTTCACGAGGATGTGGTACGCGCCAGAGAGGCCGGCATGAATGAGCATTTGGCAAAGCCGATTGACCCTGACCGGCTTTACCAGGTAATTGAGCGTTCCATTGGTTCCCCGTCCTGA
- a CDS encoding Rid family hydrolase, with product MEVIHHEPHGRASRIVEHDGVLYFEIHAPVDAAKRQMTMYEQATALLHRYDELLEQYGSDKCHVLRAEIILRNSSDLEEFNHAWTEWVEDGFQPARLTHTGLILPEGILLGIVMTAAKKAV from the coding sequence ATGGAAGTGATTCATCATGAGCCCCACGGCCGGGCCAGCCGGATCGTTGAACATGACGGCGTTTTGTATTTTGAAATCCATGCGCCTGTCGATGCCGCAAAGCGCCAGATGACGATGTACGAACAGGCGACCGCCCTGCTGCATCGCTATGATGAACTGCTTGAGCAATATGGCTCGGACAAATGCCATGTGCTTCGGGCGGAAATCATTCTGCGCAACTCCTCGGACTTGGAAGAGTTCAACCACGCATGGACAGAGTGGGTGGAGGATGGGTTTCAGCCTGCGAGATTGACGCATACCGGGCTGATCCTACCTGAAGGCATTCTGCTTGGCATTGTGATGACGGCGGCAAAAAAAGCCGTGTAA
- a CDS encoding S9 family peptidase, which produces MQAVQCDDFLNYRFFSALELGPDGTSAVFCLSQAVKDTNGYDSGLWQYSWDSKKIAPIAGTESVRSFCYLNSDRILFPVIRDSRDRDYIGQGGYLTVFEEQNLKTQVRKEAFRVPLKGAAARPVRPGLLLLSCVRDNARPDIEAMPEEERSAALAKWREEEDFEVCDELPFLSDGRGFINKKRHALYLYDTEKELLSELTERDFETSFSAISPDGRYIAFSGVQYNRYYVRPHGIYLYDTESGTTRTLLTPGSYQIMGLDFLGDELVVAAFPWNGEGPFPNHNLYTLPLAGGAMRLRHTHSREDFGSKTCSDCRYGPGTTFQVSGGCLYYITTCDTAAYLNRWSPGRQPERLNEESFLPDSLTVKNGIILATGAAGGLQELFAIDSGGAHCLSRVNTEALEDRAVSRPHKYQFRDSDGFLISGFVIEPVGYDPAKTYPGILEIHGGPRAAFTAGFFHEMQYLAGKGYFVFFCNPRGSAGNGEAFADIRACRGTADYMDVMEWTDFVLNQYPAIDPERLGVMGGSYGGYLTNWCITHTRRFHAAVSMRSISNITGDYGATDYGVWGTPGVYGGTPWSHEERLRAQSPYTYAMNVTTPTLFLHSFEDFRCTLSGAMQMYAALQIKGVPTRMCLFRHSSHELSRSGAPRSRIRRLKELSEWMDRYLMEK; this is translated from the coding sequence ATGCAGGCCGTTCAATGTGATGATTTTTTAAACTATCGTTTTTTTTCCGCCCTTGAACTGGGGCCGGATGGAACCTCCGCTGTTTTTTGCCTGTCGCAGGCAGTAAAGGACACAAACGGCTATGACAGCGGTCTGTGGCAGTATTCGTGGGATAGCAAAAAGATCGCACCGATTGCCGGGACGGAGTCGGTACGCAGCTTTTGCTATCTGAATTCGGATCGGATATTGTTCCCGGTCATCAGGGACAGCCGGGATCGGGACTATATCGGTCAGGGCGGCTATCTTACGGTGTTCGAGGAACAGAACCTGAAGACGCAGGTGAGGAAAGAGGCCTTCCGGGTCCCACTGAAGGGTGCCGCGGCGCGCCCCGTCCGGCCGGGGCTGCTCCTTTTATCATGCGTTCGGGATAATGCCAGACCGGATATTGAAGCCATGCCGGAGGAGGAGCGCAGCGCCGCGCTCGCAAAGTGGAGGGAAGAGGAGGACTTTGAGGTCTGTGACGAACTGCCGTTCCTATCCGATGGGCGGGGATTCATCAACAAAAAAAGGCATGCCCTTTATCTGTACGACACTGAGAAAGAGCTCCTCTCTGAGCTGACGGAGCGGGATTTTGAAACATCCTTTTCCGCGATCAGCCCAGATGGACGGTATATCGCGTTCAGCGGCGTCCAGTACAACCGCTACTATGTTCGTCCCCACGGTATTTACCTCTATGATACGGAGTCGGGAACAACCAGAACGCTTTTGACGCCGGGTTCCTATCAGATCATGGGGCTGGATTTTTTGGGGGACGAGCTTGTGGTTGCGGCATTTCCCTGGAATGGAGAAGGCCCGTTCCCCAATCACAATTTATATACGTTGCCGTTGGCCGGCGGTGCGATGCGCCTGCGCCATACCCACAGCAGGGAGGATTTTGGAAGCAAAACCTGCTCGGACTGCCGGTATGGACCGGGAACCACCTTTCAGGTGTCCGGGGGATGCCTGTACTACATAACGACCTGCGACACGGCGGCCTACCTCAACCGCTGGAGCCCAGGCCGCCAGCCGGAGCGCTTAAATGAGGAGAGCTTCCTCCCGGACAGCCTGACGGTGAAAAACGGCATTATATTGGCCACCGGAGCGGCGGGTGGGCTGCAGGAGCTTTTTGCAATCGATTCCGGCGGGGCGCATTGCCTGAGCCGGGTCAACACGGAGGCGCTGGAGGACAGGGCGGTCAGCCGTCCCCACAAGTATCAATTCAGGGATTCAGATGGATTTTTAATCAGCGGATTCGTCATCGAGCCCGTGGGCTATGACCCTGCCAAGACCTATCCCGGAATTTTGGAAATTCACGGCGGGCCCCGTGCCGCGTTTACAGCGGGGTTTTTCCATGAGATGCAATACCTGGCCGGTAAGGGATACTTTGTGTTTTTCTGCAACCCAAGGGGTTCGGCGGGAAACGGGGAGGCTTTTGCTGACATTCGGGCGTGCCGGGGAACGGCTGATTATATGGATGTGATGGAATGGACCGATTTCGTATTAAACCAGTATCCGGCCATTGATCCGGAGCGGCTGGGCGTGATGGGCGGATCATATGGGGGCTACTTGACCAATTGGTGCATTACCCATACCCGCCGCTTCCATGCGGCCGTTTCCATGCGTTCCATATCAAATATAACAGGCGACTACGGCGCAACGGATTACGGTGTCTGGGGAACCCCCGGCGTCTACGGCGGTACGCCGTGGAGCCATGAGGAGCGCCTGAGGGCCCAGTCGCCTTACACGTACGCGATGAATGTGACAACCCCGACGCTGTTCCTGCATTCATTTG
- a CDS encoding LysR family transcriptional regulator — MIANFFSCLILLIIALVSILHLANIDKNIITLHNFICNAIIAITVIDAFYGERRAHMTIDQLRYVAEIVRCKSFNKASENLYISQPSLSVSIRKLEEELGEPLFIRNSNGVIPTPFGIELLPFIQDIVSLYEQMPLQVYGKASKNYLRISVANGEYRFFSELAGRLYMAHKEEGIHIEFHDVPPEESLSMVVAGTAQIGGFTIWSFQKKTIETRLNRMGIQFVSLGSCSPTVSIGPKNPLWGRKEDWVTLNMIQEFPIIYSFSEHSNMLLKKLGLYNKGNLITCKERAGRGELLLHTDGISVGGFPSQVYRKARRYPEQRIFQLRGYDFKNEFGYIYNQSYALSRIALEFIDYLDELLSD, encoded by the coding sequence GTGATCGCGAATTTCTTTTCATGTCTAATCCTCCTTATAATAGCTTTGGTTTCAATACTGCATTTGGCTAATATTGATAAAAATATTATCACATTGCATAATTTTATTTGCAATGCTATAATTGCTATAACGGTCATAGATGCTTTCTATGGCGAAAGGAGGGCTCATATGACAATTGATCAGCTCCGTTATGTGGCGGAGATCGTAAGATGCAAATCATTCAACAAAGCTTCTGAAAATCTATATATTTCCCAGCCATCCCTCTCCGTCTCCATCCGAAAACTGGAAGAAGAGCTGGGCGAACCTTTGTTCATCAGAAACAGCAACGGAGTGATCCCCACTCCGTTTGGAATTGAACTGCTGCCGTTTATCCAGGATATCGTCAGCCTGTATGAGCAGATGCCGCTCCAGGTCTATGGCAAGGCCTCAAAAAACTATTTGAGAATCTCTGTTGCCAACGGCGAGTACCGCTTTTTTTCCGAATTGGCCGGCAGGCTCTATATGGCCCATAAGGAAGAGGGCATCCATATCGAGTTTCATGATGTGCCGCCGGAAGAGAGCCTTTCCATGGTTGTGGCGGGTACTGCGCAAATAGGCGGATTCACCATCTGGTCCTTCCAAAAAAAGACGATAGAAACACGGCTGAACCGAATGGGCATTCAGTTTGTCTCCCTTGGGTCCTGTTCCCCAACCGTTTCAATCGGTCCTAAAAATCCGCTGTGGGGGCGGAAGGAGGACTGGGTCACGTTGAATATGATCCAGGAATTCCCCATCATCTATTCTTTTTCCGAGCACTCCAATATGCTTCTCAAAAAGCTCGGCTTATACAACAAGGGCAACCTGATCACATGCAAGGAACGCGCCGGACGCGGTGAATTGCTGCTGCATACCGACGGCATCTCCGTTGGCGGCTTTCCCTCGCAGGTTTACCGAAAGGCCAGGCGCTATCCCGAACAGCGTATCTTTCAGTTGCGTGGGTATGATTTCAAAAATGAATTCGGGTATATCTATAACCAATCTTACGCACTTTCCCGTATTGCCCTGGAGTTCATTGACTACTTGGATGAACTGCTGTCCGACTGA
- a CDS encoding ABC transporter substrate-binding protein, with amino-acid sequence MKRNSRSLRLLCMSLAIALMVSLVGCGQNEAGSSEGQTSNENASEVVSSKDEMVVACYGAVQSMFPGNDSKLPGAQLHVNLYDTLVTMDKDGTILPLLAESWEQLSDTTYRFHIRKGVKFHNGDELKASDVAFSLATLMETPGAKSNAAQFDAEHFVVEDDYTVVLATLKPFAPFLPTLCHATMSIFQQSFYEEHLAAGDLDLVENGTGPFKLTEWNEGENIVVERFDDYFDGPAKMKTINFRYIPEVSTRLMELEAGGVDLIQEVSGTIMEDIQANPDLTLWTCSGVNTSYLALNFDKIADTKLREAIAHSIDNKTLCSVCLLDAAEPLDNYLPATVPGAYDTGGYAFDPELSKQLLAEAGYPDGYELELSFYTSADNRRMGEFLQNMMAESGITVKLNEMDSSAYTPMLNAREQTAAILTTVCTLRDPHQTLGKLYSDLVGSGGNRVNYVDPELDAMLDEAAEEIDTTKRMELYADIQQYLYDRVVYIPLYNMKTMTATTAKIRGFDLVLPTNYQKYNNVYFVE; translated from the coding sequence ATGAAAAGAAATTCGCGATCACTGAGACTGCTATGCATGAGTCTGGCAATTGCACTGATGGTTTCCCTTGTGGGCTGTGGTCAGAACGAGGCCGGAAGCAGCGAAGGCCAAACAAGTAACGAAAACGCATCAGAAGTGGTCTCCAGCAAAGATGAAATGGTAGTAGCCTGTTATGGAGCGGTTCAGTCCATGTTTCCCGGAAACGACAGCAAGCTTCCGGGCGCTCAGCTGCATGTTAACCTCTATGATACGCTGGTTACCATGGATAAGGATGGCACCATCCTCCCGCTGCTTGCGGAGAGCTGGGAACAGCTGAGCGACACTACTTATCGTTTTCACATCAGAAAGGGCGTTAAATTCCACAATGGCGACGAGCTGAAGGCAAGCGACGTCGCATTCAGCCTTGCCACCCTGATGGAGACTCCGGGTGCAAAAAGCAATGCGGCACAGTTTGATGCGGAGCATTTTGTGGTGGAGGACGATTATACGGTTGTGCTTGCAACGCTCAAGCCGTTTGCGCCCTTCTTGCCGACACTTTGCCATGCCACGATGAGTATTTTCCAGCAGTCCTTCTATGAAGAGCATCTGGCCGCCGGGGATCTGGACCTGGTGGAAAATGGCACGGGGCCGTTTAAGCTCACGGAGTGGAACGAGGGCGAAAATATTGTCGTTGAGCGGTTCGACGACTATTTTGACGGCCCTGCGAAAATGAAGACGATTAACTTCCGCTATATTCCTGAAGTCAGCACCCGTCTGATGGAGCTGGAAGCGGGCGGCGTTGACCTCATTCAGGAAGTGTCCGGCACCATTATGGAGGACATCCAGGCCAACCCGGATTTGACGCTTTGGACATGCTCTGGTGTGAATACAAGCTACCTTGCTTTGAATTTCGACAAGATCGCGGATACAAAGCTCCGGGAGGCGATTGCGCATTCCATTGATAATAAGACGCTCTGCTCCGTCTGCCTGCTTGATGCCGCGGAGCCGCTTGACAATTATCTGCCCGCCACAGTTCCCGGCGCTTATGATACCGGCGGATATGCGTTCGATCCGGAGCTCAGCAAACAGCTGCTGGCTGAAGCGGGATATCCCGATGGCTATGAATTGGAGCTCTCCTTCTATACCAGCGCGGATAACCGCCGGATGGGCGAATTTTTGCAGAATATGATGGCGGAGAGCGGCATCACTGTGAAGCTGAATGAGATGGACAGCTCTGCCTATACGCCCATGCTCAATGCGCGTGAACAGACTGCGGCCATTCTGACAACGGTTTGTACGCTCCGTGACCCTCATCAGACCCTTGGAAAGCTGTATTCCGATCTTGTGGGCTCCGGCGGGAACCGTGTCAACTATGTGGATCCTGAGCTGGACGCCATGCTTGATGAAGCTGCGGAAGAGATCGACACCACCAAGCGGATGGAGCTTTATGCCGACATTCAGCAGTACCTGTATGACCGTGTGGTTTACATCCCCCTTTACAACATGAAGACCATGACGGCCACCACAGCCAAGATCCGCGGCTTTGATCTGGTCCTGCCGACCAACTATCAGAAATATAACAATGTATATTTTGTTGAATAA